The following are encoded in a window of Rosa chinensis cultivar Old Blush chromosome 4, RchiOBHm-V2, whole genome shotgun sequence genomic DNA:
- the LOC121052863 gene encoding uncharacterized protein LOC121052863: MECPICRANENGTWRRYSENHGPEQNLHFENQHEDYFPEPISMIPPGDPHSIWQWDLLLSDYRFAVDPNGGIPNNHQPTGPSKVSEPTESPLRSGICDDCINTLLSSGHAGHSNGVSVPAGNLGIPSDDVNANIHVIS, translated from the exons ATGGAATGCCCCATTTGCCGGGCGAATGAAAATGGCACATGGAGGAGGTATTCTGAGAATCACGGCCCTGAACAGAACTTGCATTTTGAGAATCAACATGAGGACTACTTTCCAGAGCCTATTTCTATG ATTCCACCGGGAGATCCTCACTCTATTTG GCAGTGGGATCTATTATTGTCGGACT ATCGATTTGCTGTAGACCCCAATGGTGGTATTCCTAATAATCATCAACCGACTGGCCCTTCTAAAGTATCCGAACCAACAGAGAGTCCTCTACGTTCTGGAATTTGTGATGATTGTATCAACACACTTCTGTCAAGTGGCCATGCTGGTCATAGTAATGGGGTTTCAGTTCCAGCTGGAAACCTGGGAATTCCTAGTGATGATGTCAATGCCAATATCCATGTGATTTCATAA